TAGACCGTTCTACAAATCCGGAAGTATATTTGGCTTTTCAAATTCTGGAGTATTTGCTTCTTGAGACCCCGGCTGCACCTCTTAAGAAAGCATTACTGGATGCCGGAATAGGAAAAGATGTTTTTGGAAGCTTTGACATGAGTATTCAGCAGCCTATTTTTAGTATAGTAGTTAAAAATTCCGATAAAGAGAAAAAAGAATTATTTGAGAAGACAGTATATGAAACCTTAAATAAATTGGTCAATGAAGGAATTGATAAGAAGCTCATTCAGGCTGCTGTGAACTCAAAGGAATTTACCCTTCGTGAAGCGGATTCAAGAAGCTATCCAAAAGGACTGATTTATGGGATTAAAGTGTTGGACAGTTGGCTCTATGATTCTGATCCTCTTATAAATCTTCAATATGAGCCCACGCTGGAAAAAATTAAAGAAAGCTTTACTTCTCCATATTTTGAAGAATTAATTAAAAAATATTTACTCAATAATACACACGGAACCATGCTCATTTTAAATCCTAAGAAAGGACTTTTAGAAGAAAGAACCAAAAAAGTAAAGCAAAAGCTCTCAGAATATAAAGCTAAGCTATCAGATGAAGAGATTAAAGAGCTAATCAAGCAAACGGAAAAATTAAGAGAAAGACAGATAACTCCCGATGATCCAAAAGATATAGAAAAGATTCCTGTGCTATCCCTTGATGATATTAATAAGGAAGCAGAGAAACTGCCACAGTTAGAAAAGAAAGAAAACGATATAACAGTATTGTTCCATCCTTTATTTACAAATAAGATCACATATTTGAATCTATATTTTGATTTAAAGGTTTTAGAACAAAAGCTTATTCCCTATGCAGGTATGTTAGTTGGCATTTTAGGTAAAATGGATACCGAAAAGTATACTTATGCAGATTTAGCCAACGAAATCAATATCCATACCGGAGGCATTCATTTCTATGCAGAAACTTATGGAATTAATGGAGACTCAAAGTCCTACGAAAGTAAATTTATTATAAAGACAAAGGCACTTACTGAAAAACTTCCACAACTCGTTGGATTGATTAAAGAAATTATTACTGCAACTTCCTTTGAAAATGAAAAACGACTTTTAGAGATTATTAGAGAAATGAAGTCTCGTATGGAGATGGCATTAAACAGCCAAGGACATGTGGTTGTCTCTGATAGGCTTCTGGCGTATTTTTCAGAGAAAGGCCAGTTTGCTGAAATATTAAAAGGCTTCTCCTTCTATAAATTCGTAGAAGATATTGAAGAAAATTTTGAAGCCAAAAAGCAAGAGCTCATTGCGAATTTAAAAGAAGCTGCGAATCAGATTTTCAATGTGAATAACTTGTTCATTGGCGTAACAGCCCAGGAAGAAGATTACGCTGAATTCCAAACACATATAAAAGAATTGCTTAATAACTTAAAGAACACACCTGTTACGAAGCAACAATATTCCTTTGATTTATCCGTTAAAAATGAAGGATTAATGACTCAAAGTGATATTCAATATGTAGCAAAAGGTTATAATTTCTTAGAATTAGGATATTCTTATTCAGGAAGTTTGCAGGTATTAAAAACAATTATCGGCTTAGATTATCTTTGGAACAGAGTACGTGTTCAAGGCGGTGCCTATGGTGCATTCATTAGCTTTTCACGAAATGGCAATGTGTATTTCTCTTCCTATAGAGATCCTAATTTAAAAAAGACATTGCAGGTATACGATGAAGCAGGAAGTTATCTTGAAAAATTCGATGCCAATGAAAGAGAAATGACAAAGTACATTATAGGCACAATTAGCAAATATGATTTCCCGCTAAGTCCTTCCATGAAAGGAGAAAAGGCAGTATCTCAATATATCAGTAAAATCACTTATGAGGATGTTCAAAAAGAAAGAGATGAGATTTTAAGCACAAAAAGAGAAGATATTATAAACTGTAAAGAGATGATGGAAAAATTAGCTGGGCAGAATTATATTTGTGTTATGGGAAACAAAGATGTCATTAAAGAAAACAAAGACATCTTTGAACAATTGATTGATGTATTTAAATAACTATGAAAGGTCTGCTTTGATGCAGGCTTTTCTTTTTGCATTTTTTTTGATACACTAAAATATGGCTGTATCAGTGCTTTAAATCATAGTTGAGATGGAGGCATAAAATGGCAAAGGTAATACAAGAAGCAGACTACATAAAGAAGAGAAAACTTAAATATTTTATTCGTACATCAATCAGTTTAGGTATTATGCTGGGAATATTTATTTCAGGGCTTATTTTAACTAAGACCAGAAATAATTTATTTACTCTGGTTGCTATATTGTGTACATTGGCTGTAGCTCAATATGGCGTTCAATACATTTCCATTATTCCGTATAAAGATGGAAGTTTAGAGGTTGCTAAACAGCTTGAAAGCCTCTCTCATGCTTATGTTGTTTGGAACAGTGCTTTATTTGGAGATCAGAAGGGTATGGCTTTTTTCGATCATGTGCTTTTTAGCGATACTCATATTTACTGTATTATGGATGAAGAATATAAAAATTATAATAAAAATATTGAAAATATGAAGAGAATTGTAGAGCAGAAAGGGCTTAAAGATAATATAGTATTTATCCAAAGAACAAAAGGTGAGCTTAATCAGCTGCTAAAATACCTAGAAAATAAAGAAGTAAAAGATTTAGAAAGCCAAAAGGAATTTATAGATGCCCTAAAAACCGCGGCAATATAATATCAATTTGATTAAAATTATTTTTTATTTCATGATAGTTGTTCCAATTAGGTTACTATTGTGATATTATTAACATGGAATATATTTCAAAAAAGGATGGAGGAATATTAATGAAACTGAAAAAAAGCTTTTCTATAGTAGTGGCTGTGATTATGCTTGTATCTCTGCTAACGGGGTGCAGCAGTGCAGAATGGGGCTTCTATAATCTTTC
The genomic region above belongs to Defluviitalea saccharophila and contains:
- a CDS encoding insulinase family protein; its protein translation is MELNSVVHGFKLIEEKQVKELNSTARIFIHEKSGAKLLHLENDDENKVFAITFRTPPADSTGLPHILEHSVLCGSRKFPTKDPFVELAKGSLNTYLNAMTFPDKTMYPIASTNEKDFMNLMDVYLDAVFYPNIYKYPEILMQEGWHYELENEDDELTYKGVVYNEMKGAFSSPEAILFRKIQESVLPDTPYGVESGGDPEYIPDLTYEDFLAFHKKYYHPSNSFIYLYGNGNLEEQLQFIDQEYLSNFDKQDIDSSIPIQESFDKIKEINVEYPISPEEGEQGKTFLSLNYAIDRSTNPEVYLAFQILEYLLLETPAAPLKKALLDAGIGKDVFGSFDMSIQQPIFSIVVKNSDKEKKELFEKTVYETLNKLVNEGIDKKLIQAAVNSKEFTLREADSRSYPKGLIYGIKVLDSWLYDSDPLINLQYEPTLEKIKESFTSPYFEELIKKYLLNNTHGTMLILNPKKGLLEERTKKVKQKLSEYKAKLSDEEIKELIKQTEKLRERQITPDDPKDIEKIPVLSLDDINKEAEKLPQLEKKENDITVLFHPLFTNKITYLNLYFDLKVLEQKLIPYAGMLVGILGKMDTEKYTYADLANEINIHTGGIHFYAETYGINGDSKSYESKFIIKTKALTEKLPQLVGLIKEIITATSFENEKRLLEIIREMKSRMEMALNSQGHVVVSDRLLAYFSEKGQFAEILKGFSFYKFVEDIEENFEAKKQELIANLKEAANQIFNVNNLFIGVTAQEEDYAEFQTHIKELLNNLKNTPVTKQQYSFDLSVKNEGLMTQSDIQYVAKGYNFLELGYSYSGSLQVLKTIIGLDYLWNRVRVQGGAYGAFISFSRNGNVYFSSYRDPNLKKTLQVYDEAGSYLEKFDANEREMTKYIIGTISKYDFPLSPSMKGEKAVSQYISKITYEDVQKERDEILSTKREDIINCKEMMEKLAGQNYICVMGNKDVIKENKDIFEQLIDVFK
- a CDS encoding NERD domain-containing protein — encoded protein: MAKVIQEADYIKKRKLKYFIRTSISLGIMLGIFISGLILTKTRNNLFTLVAILCTLAVAQYGVQYISIIPYKDGSLEVAKQLESLSHAYVVWNSALFGDQKGMAFFDHVLFSDTHIYCIMDEEYKNYNKNIENMKRIVEQKGLKDNIVFIQRTKGELNQLLKYLENKEVKDLESQKEFIDALKTAAI